The Roseiconus lacunae genome window below encodes:
- a CDS encoding M16 family metallopeptidase codes for MPEFKKATLASGLRVVAETDPRSYSMSLGYFVRAGSRNECDLQSGLSHFLEHMMFKGTDRRSAEDVNRELDELGGQSNAYTSEEQTVYYATVLPKFQDRIVDLLTDMMAPVLDASEFETERQVILEEIAKYEDQPPFGGFERAMEIFFSPRGLGRRVLGTAESIEAMTAERMRDYFLERYRPENIVVAATGNVDFDGLVAEIETRTKAWGDRKPTETLPDDDLNTIPVGIELDTDLSAPDAAQAYAIRIGDGPSSDSADRYATRLLASILGDEGGSRMFWELIDTGRAEIATCWPQEFSDCGAWFTYLVCAPEDLQCNLRFIQDITKGLVQEGVKPDELRQAINKTLAGYIMQSERPSNRLFSIGSRALVHDDYMSLDDSLDQIKAVDAAAIARAANQYLASPTREIIAAAKSS; via the coding sequence ATGCCCGAATTTAAGAAAGCGACGCTTGCCAGTGGATTGCGTGTCGTTGCCGAAACCGATCCGCGAAGCTATTCGATGTCGCTGGGCTACTTCGTTCGCGCCGGTTCGCGAAACGAATGTGACTTGCAATCCGGTCTGAGCCACTTCTTAGAACACATGATGTTCAAGGGCACCGATCGACGCAGCGCCGAAGACGTCAATCGCGAACTCGATGAACTCGGCGGCCAATCCAACGCTTACACTTCCGAAGAGCAAACGGTTTATTACGCAACCGTGTTGCCAAAATTTCAGGACCGCATCGTCGATTTGCTGACCGACATGATGGCACCGGTTTTGGACGCGAGTGAGTTCGAAACCGAACGCCAAGTGATTCTCGAAGAGATCGCCAAGTACGAAGACCAACCTCCGTTCGGCGGTTTCGAACGGGCGATGGAAATCTTCTTTTCTCCGCGTGGTTTGGGGCGTCGTGTCCTTGGCACGGCCGAGTCGATCGAAGCGATGACCGCCGAACGGATGCGAGATTACTTTCTCGAACGCTACCGTCCCGAGAACATCGTTGTCGCCGCAACCGGCAACGTTGACTTTGATGGCTTGGTCGCCGAGATCGAAACGCGGACAAAGGCCTGGGGCGATCGGAAGCCGACCGAGACATTGCCCGATGACGACCTCAATACGATCCCGGTGGGCATCGAACTTGATACGGACCTTTCTGCCCCCGATGCCGCTCAGGCGTATGCGATCCGAATCGGCGACGGTCCTTCGTCCGACTCCGCCGATCGTTATGCGACTCGGTTACTCGCGTCGATCTTAGGCGATGAGGGCGGAAGCCGAATGTTTTGGGAACTGATCGATACCGGTCGGGCTGAGATCGCGACCTGCTGGCCACAAGAGTTCAGTGATTGCGGTGCCTGGTTCACGTACTTGGTCTGCGCACCGGAAGACCTGCAATGCAATCTGCGGTTCATCCAAGACATCACCAAAGGCTTGGTCCAAGAAGGCGTCAAGCCGGACGAGCTACGGCAAGCGATCAACAAAACGCTCGCCGGTTACATCATGCAAAGTGAACGGCCCAGCAATCGACTGTTCAGTATCGGCAGCCGAGCCCTGGTCCACGATGACTATATGTCTCTCGATGATTCGTTGGATCAAATCAAAGCCGTCGACGCAGCGGCGATCGCCCGGGCGGCCAATCAATACCTGGCATCACCGACCAGAGAGATCATCGCGGCGGCAAAGTCATCGTAG
- a CDS encoding M16 family metallopeptidase, whose product MTDIQMLSLPCGMTVLVQPMPWLRTAAFTLSLRAGVQDEPADGSGLASLVCEMVQRGAGHYNSRDLVAVQDNLGMDRNSGVATATVSFGGAMPCESIDEAIKLYAEIVRRPHLPGDQLEDARMMMLHELRAIEDEPSQRVMRRLREMHYGNRLGRGNQGTFESLSSLTMQQIQDFYRTQYNATQSILTVAGNVTAEQIFEVAKEAFCDWRTGEPSPMPDPDGTPGYEHLQADSSQTHIAFSFPSLWYGHEDYFRMRAGIGILSDGMSSRLFDRVREKRGLCYTVSASCHSLRNAGGVFGYAGTTPQRAQETLDVTLHEIRHLTDDLQQEELDRWKVRIESALIMEQESSASRASSLASDFIQLGRAMPTEELSQLIESLTLDDVRDYWIQHQPSDYRIVTLGVEPLTVASSA is encoded by the coding sequence GTGACCGACATTCAAATGTTATCGCTGCCGTGCGGCATGACGGTGCTCGTCCAGCCGATGCCCTGGTTGCGAACGGCGGCGTTCACACTTTCTTTGCGCGCAGGGGTTCAAGACGAACCGGCCGACGGTTCGGGGTTAGCTTCGCTGGTTTGCGAAATGGTTCAGCGCGGCGCCGGACACTACAACAGTCGTGATCTAGTCGCCGTTCAAGATAACTTGGGGATGGATCGCAACAGTGGTGTCGCGACGGCCACCGTTTCCTTCGGTGGGGCGATGCCCTGCGAATCGATCGACGAAGCGATCAAACTCTATGCCGAAATCGTCCGACGTCCCCACTTGCCGGGCGACCAGCTCGAAGACGCGCGGATGATGATGTTGCACGAGCTTCGTGCGATCGAGGACGAGCCGTCGCAACGCGTGATGCGACGACTTCGCGAAATGCATTACGGCAATCGACTCGGACGTGGGAATCAAGGGACGTTTGAATCGCTCAGCTCGCTGACGATGCAGCAGATCCAAGATTTTTACCGGACCCAGTACAACGCGACACAGTCGATCCTGACGGTCGCGGGAAACGTCACCGCCGAACAGATTTTCGAGGTCGCCAAAGAGGCATTCTGCGATTGGAGAACCGGTGAACCGTCCCCGATGCCAGACCCGGATGGCACGCCGGGCTACGAACACCTGCAAGCAGACAGCAGCCAAACCCATATCGCGTTCTCGTTCCCCAGCCTTTGGTATGGACACGAGGATTACTTTCGAATGCGAGCCGGCATCGGCATCTTAAGCGACGGAATGAGCAGTCGCTTGTTCGACCGTGTGCGTGAAAAACGTGGGCTGTGTTACACCGTCTCGGCGAGCTGTCACTCGTTGCGGAACGCCGGTGGCGTGTTTGGCTATGCCGGTACTACGCCGCAGCGAGCCCAAGAAACGCTCGACGTCACCCTGCACGAGATCCGGCACCTGACCGACGACCTGCAGCAGGAAGAACTCGATCGCTGGAAAGTCCGTATCGAAAGCGCCTTGATCATGGAGCAGGAATCAAGTGCCTCACGCGCGAGTTCACTTGCCAGTGACTTTATTCAACTCGGTCGGGCGATGCCGACCGAAGAACTGAGCCAATTGATCGAATCGTTGACACTCGATGATGTCCGCGATTACTGGATCCAGCACCAGCCGTCTGATTATCGAATCGTCACGCTTGGGGTTGAACCGCTGACAGTTGCGTCAAGCGCATAA
- the miaB gene encoding tRNA (N6-isopentenyl adenosine(37)-C2)-methylthiotransferase MiaB, which produces MTQRVYIKTVGCQMNVLDSEMVIADLKRHGYTVVDSPEEADCVLYNTCSVREHAEEKVYSALGKVRQSKDSHPGKTIGVMGCMAQKDQELIFKRAPYVDLVVGPGQLHTIPDLLDKVRNGDGRQMAISLNRKDDKQAVVARSHETFDPLRDPSMRPTPFQAYLRIQIGCDKFCTYCVVPNTRGPEQGRPPSQIVSEAAILAEQGCREITLLGQTVNSYKYRDENSTTDMSSLLEMLHEVDGIDRIKFVTNYPKDMTERLLVTIRDLPKVSPYLHVPAQSGSDEVLKRMKRGYTIADYMEMFERIERILPEAAVSSDFIVGFCGETEEDFEKSVALVERCRFKNSFIFQYSVRPGTKASERFEDDIPREVKAERNHRLLDVQNRIAKEENAKLIGRDVQVLVEGPSKKASDPHAAVTQMTGRTHCDRIVVFDGNLRQAGQLLDVHVDDVSSHTLIGRVKTVDVVTIGL; this is translated from the coding sequence ATGACGCAACGCGTATACATCAAGACCGTCGGCTGCCAGATGAATGTTCTGGACAGCGAAATGGTGATCGCCGATTTGAAGCGACACGGCTACACCGTCGTTGACTCACCGGAGGAGGCCGACTGTGTCTTGTATAACACGTGCAGCGTCCGCGAGCATGCCGAGGAAAAGGTCTACAGCGCCCTCGGGAAGGTGCGTCAGTCCAAGGATTCACATCCGGGAAAGACCATCGGCGTGATGGGCTGCATGGCCCAAAAAGATCAGGAACTGATTTTTAAGCGAGCACCCTACGTTGACTTGGTCGTCGGCCCCGGGCAGTTGCACACCATCCCCGATTTGCTGGACAAGGTCCGCAACGGTGATGGTCGTCAAATGGCGATCTCGCTGAATCGTAAAGACGACAAGCAAGCCGTGGTCGCGCGGTCACACGAAACGTTTGATCCGTTGCGTGACCCGTCAATGCGTCCGACGCCATTCCAAGCTTATTTGCGAATCCAAATCGGCTGCGACAAGTTCTGTACGTATTGCGTCGTGCCAAACACACGGGGTCCCGAGCAGGGACGTCCGCCGAGCCAAATCGTTTCCGAAGCCGCCATTTTGGCCGAGCAAGGCTGTCGCGAAATCACGCTGCTCGGGCAGACCGTCAACAGCTACAAATACCGCGATGAAAACTCGACGACCGATATGTCGTCGCTGTTGGAGATGTTGCATGAAGTCGACGGCATCGATCGCATCAAGTTCGTGACGAATTATCCCAAGGACATGACGGAACGTTTGTTGGTCACGATTCGTGATCTACCAAAGGTTTCGCCGTACCTGCACGTGCCGGCACAAAGCGGTAGCGACGAGGTACTCAAGCGTATGAAGCGAGGTTACACGATCGCGGATTACATGGAGATGTTTGAACGCATCGAGCGGATCCTGCCCGAAGCTGCCGTCAGCAGTGATTTTATCGTTGGCTTCTGCGGTGAAACCGAGGAAGACTTCGAAAAATCGGTCGCCTTGGTCGAGCGTTGTCGCTTTAAGAACAGCTTTATTTTCCAGTACAGCGTTCGCCCGGGAACCAAGGCGTCTGAGCGTTTCGAAGACGACATCCCACGGGAAGTTAAAGCGGAACGGAACCACCGATTGTTGGATGTGCAAAATCGAATCGCGAAGGAAGAAAATGCCAAACTGATCGGTCGGGACGTTCAGGTGTTGGTCGAAGGTCCGAGCAAAAAAGCGAGCGATCCGCACGCCGCTGTCACTCAGATGACCGGACGCACCCACTGCGACCGAATCGTTGTCTTCGACGGTAATCTGCGCCAGGCCGGGCAGTTGCTCGACGTACACGTTGATGATGTTAGTAGCCACACCTTGATCGGACGGGTCAAAACCGTCGACGTTGTCACGATCGGACTGTAA
- the lpdA gene encoding dihydrolipoyl dehydrogenase has translation MHSPVVVLGGGPGGYAAAFLAADEGLDVTIIEAEPRLGGTCLLRGCIPSKALLHVAKVIQEVGELKEKWGVEYAGEPTIDVDKVRAQKDQVINNLTGGLGNLAKRRKVNVIQARGSFVNSTTLSLEGDHESIPEGGQITFDHCILATGSVPAMPPAFKVSDRVMDSTGALALQDIPETMLVVGGGYIGLEMGSVYAQLGSKVTVVELAKDLLPGADRDLVKPLAKRIDKLCEGRVLTNTKVGSMAEVDGKVEVTFEGPGHFGHERFDRVLVSIGRRPVTRDIGLENTSVVVNQRGFVEVDSQQRTADPHILAIGDIAGDPMLAHKATHEGRVAAEVIAGKTSSFDKKAIPAVVFTDPEIAWAGLTETEAKRDGINVSVESYPWAASGRAQALGITEGLTKWLVDPESGRVLGCGIVGSGAGELIAEAVLAIEMGCEVHDVTDSVHPHPTLSETLMNAGEVHFGTATEIYKPKKNKAPVG, from the coding sequence ATGCATAGCCCTGTAGTTGTCTTGGGCGGTGGCCCGGGAGGATATGCGGCAGCCTTTCTGGCGGCCGATGAAGGTTTGGACGTCACGATCATCGAAGCCGAACCGCGATTGGGCGGCACGTGCCTGCTGCGTGGCTGTATCCCCAGCAAAGCCCTTTTGCACGTTGCCAAGGTGATCCAGGAAGTCGGCGAGCTGAAAGAGAAGTGGGGCGTCGAGTACGCCGGCGAACCGACGATCGATGTCGACAAAGTCCGCGCCCAAAAGGACCAAGTGATCAACAACCTGACCGGTGGCTTGGGTAACTTGGCCAAGCGTCGCAAGGTCAACGTGATCCAGGCACGTGGCAGCTTTGTTAACTCAACCACGTTATCGCTCGAAGGCGATCATGAGTCGATCCCCGAAGGCGGCCAGATCACTTTCGATCACTGTATCTTGGCGACCGGGAGTGTTCCCGCGATGCCTCCGGCGTTCAAAGTCAGCGATCGGGTGATGGACAGCACCGGCGCGCTGGCTTTGCAAGATATTCCCGAAACAATGCTGGTCGTCGGCGGCGGTTACATCGGCTTGGAAATGGGCAGCGTGTACGCCCAGTTGGGTTCCAAGGTCACGGTCGTCGAGCTGGCCAAAGACTTGCTTCCCGGTGCCGATCGTGATCTGGTCAAACCGCTGGCCAAACGGATCGATAAGCTCTGTGAAGGTCGCGTGCTAACGAACACCAAAGTCGGCTCGATGGCCGAAGTCGATGGCAAGGTCGAAGTCACCTTCGAAGGCCCGGGCCATTTTGGACATGAGCGTTTTGATCGTGTCCTGGTCAGCATCGGACGCCGGCCGGTCACGCGCGACATCGGCTTGGAGAACACGTCGGTGGTGGTCAACCAGCGTGGCTTCGTCGAAGTCGATTCTCAGCAGCGAACGGCTGACCCGCACATCCTAGCCATCGGTGACATCGCCGGTGACCCAATGCTGGCCCACAAAGCGACCCACGAGGGCCGTGTCGCGGCTGAAGTGATCGCGGGCAAGACATCGTCGTTCGACAAAAAGGCGATTCCCGCGGTCGTCTTTACCGACCCAGAAATCGCCTGGGCAGGTTTGACCGAAACCGAGGCGAAGCGGGACGGGATCAACGTCAGCGTTGAATCGTATCCTTGGGCGGCGAGCGGACGGGCACAGGCACTCGGGATCACCGAAGGCCTGACGAAGTGGTTGGTCGACCCGGAATCCGGCCGCGTCCTCGGATGCGGTATCGTCGGCAGCGGCGCCGGCGAGTTGATTGCCGAAGCGGTTTTGGCAATCGAGATGGGCTGTGAAGTTCATGACGTGACCGACAGTGTCCACCCTCACCCCACACTCAGCGAAACGCTGATGAATGCGGGCGAGGTTCACTTTGGGACGGCCACGGAAATCTACAAGCCCAAGAAGAACAAGGCCCCCGTTGGCTGA
- the rpsD gene encoding 30S ribosomal protein S4: MARYTGPKARVNRRLQTLIYETAGAARALDRRNTPPGMHVRGRRPSNYGAALQEKQKIKHYYGLGERQLRRYFDAVSRKSGNTGELLLLMCERRLDNVVRRVGFTKTRPQARQGIAHGHFLVNGVKVDKPSYILRPGDIVEVRGRENLRNLYRGVIANSSPDALDWVTFDSENLKATMLGLPGASDISLPVDANSVVEFLSR; this comes from the coding sequence ATGGCACGTTACACCGGACCAAAAGCACGCGTTAACCGCCGCCTCCAAACGTTGATCTATGAAACCGCCGGTGCGGCTCGGGCGCTCGATCGCCGCAACACACCTCCGGGGATGCACGTCCGTGGCCGCCGCCCGAGTAACTACGGTGCGGCACTGCAGGAAAAGCAAAAGATCAAGCACTATTATGGATTGGGCGAGCGTCAACTTCGCCGTTACTTTGACGCCGTTTCTCGCAAGTCGGGCAACACCGGTGAGTTGTTGTTGCTGATGTGCGAGCGTCGTCTCGATAACGTCGTCCGTCGCGTCGGCTTCACTAAGACCCGACCGCAAGCTCGTCAAGGAATCGCGCACGGTCACTTCTTGGTCAACGGCGTCAAGGTCGATAAGCCCAGTTACATCCTTCGGCCCGGTGACATCGTCGAAGTCCGCGGACGCGAAAATCTTCGTAACCTTTATCGTGGCGTGATCGCCAACTCGTCTCCGGACGCATTGGATTGGGTCACCTTCGACAGCGAAAACTTGAAAGCGACCATGCTCGGCCTGCCTGGCGCCAGCGACATCAGCCTGCCAGTCGACGCGAACTCCGTCGTCGAATTCTTGTCTCGCTAA
- a CDS encoding 3-oxoacyl-ACP synthase III, which produces MRFDRVRLASIGAVLPEEIWSSAEIESRLSPLYNRLRLPEGRLELMSGIAERRVWPTGTQPSGPSIESGRQAIAAAGITPEQVGCLVHASVCRDFLEPATASKVHHGIGLSADCWVYDVSNACLGIINGAIQIAMMIQSGVIEAGIVVGTENSRMLLESTIAALNQDESLTRKTVKGAFASLTIGSGSCAWLLTNDRLAPEAAEVHCGVAEARTEFHDLCVSDSDSAGAAMQPLMETDSEKLMAEGIATGVAGFEKLLAESGWTRETLQRSVCHQVGARHRTAMLDAMGLPVETDSISFPQLGNTGSVALPLTVAAAADRGELCHGDRVAMLGIGSGINSVMLAARWGQTPIAGNIGLLAR; this is translated from the coding sequence GTGAGATTTGACCGAGTCCGTCTGGCTTCGATCGGAGCCGTCCTGCCCGAGGAGATTTGGTCGAGCGCCGAAATCGAATCACGCCTGTCACCGCTCTACAATCGGCTGCGTCTGCCCGAAGGCCGACTGGAATTGATGAGCGGGATCGCCGAACGCCGCGTTTGGCCGACCGGCACGCAGCCCAGCGGGCCGAGTATCGAAAGCGGACGCCAGGCGATTGCCGCTGCCGGAATCACCCCCGAACAAGTGGGCTGCTTGGTCCATGCCAGCGTTTGCCGCGACTTTCTCGAACCGGCAACGGCATCGAAGGTCCACCACGGCATCGGACTGTCGGCAGATTGCTGGGTCTACGATGTTTCCAACGCATGTCTGGGGATCATCAATGGGGCGATTCAAATCGCGATGATGATCCAGTCCGGCGTGATCGAAGCAGGCATTGTCGTCGGCACCGAAAACAGCCGGATGTTGCTTGAATCAACCATCGCGGCCCTGAACCAGGACGAGTCGCTCACTCGCAAGACGGTCAAAGGCGCTTTCGCATCCCTGACGATCGGATCGGGCAGTTGCGCGTGGCTGCTAACGAACGACCGTCTGGCCCCCGAGGCAGCGGAAGTTCACTGCGGCGTTGCCGAGGCTCGCACCGAATTTCATGACCTTTGTGTCAGTGACAGTGATTCGGCTGGCGCGGCGATGCAGCCACTGATGGAAACCGACAGCGAGAAACTGATGGCCGAAGGGATCGCGACCGGTGTGGCGGGATTTGAAAAGCTGCTCGCCGAAAGCGGTTGGACCCGAGAAACGCTCCAGCGATCGGTTTGTCATCAAGTCGGGGCGCGGCACCGCACGGCGATGCTGGACGCGATGGGCCTGCCCGTCGAGACCGACAGCATTTCGTTCCCGCAACTTGGCAACACCGGATCGGTCGCGCTCCCGCTGACCGTCGCGGCGGCGGCCGACCGTGGTGAACTCTGTCATGGCGACCGAGTGGCGATGCTGGGGATCGGGTCGGGAATCAACAGCGTGATGCTGGCCGCACGGTGGGGACAGACCCCGATTGCGGGCAACATCGGCCTGCTCGCACGGTAG
- a CDS encoding gamma-glutamyl-gamma-aminobutyrate hydrolase family protein, whose product MSSDVMTRKPVIGINCDFKAADRNKPGFAYLAAGYFQSIDSAGGIPVVLPPMDDSQSIARALELVDGFMMIGGGDLDPRNDGFMLHSSVRPMDPVRETSDRLLMAEIAERRIPLLAIGAGMQLMNVQQGGNLFLHIKEDLPDAVPHLDPHDPSHRHTLEVESDSLVGRVFGDGEIRVSSRHHMAIDEVAPGFRVTARCPDGVIEAIESEMMDWFAIGTQFHPECAAASALDVRIFEEFIEGIVAGKAEEADSLRLVA is encoded by the coding sequence ATGTCTAGCGATGTTATGACTCGCAAACCGGTTATCGGAATTAACTGCGACTTCAAGGCGGCCGATCGCAACAAACCTGGCTTCGCTTATCTGGCGGCAGGTTACTTTCAGTCGATTGATTCAGCAGGGGGCATTCCGGTCGTCCTTCCACCGATGGACGATTCTCAATCGATCGCTCGCGCATTGGAGCTGGTCGATGGGTTCATGATGATCGGTGGCGGTGACCTTGACCCGCGAAACGATGGATTCATGTTGCACAGCAGCGTGCGGCCGATGGATCCGGTTCGCGAAACTAGCGATCGTCTGTTGATGGCAGAAATCGCCGAGCGACGCATCCCGCTGTTGGCCATCGGTGCCGGCATGCAGTTGATGAATGTGCAGCAAGGAGGAAACTTGTTCTTGCACATCAAGGAAGACCTTCCCGACGCCGTTCCTCACCTGGACCCGCACGACCCCAGTCACCGCCACACGCTGGAAGTGGAAAGTGATTCGTTGGTCGGCCGCGTGTTCGGCGACGGCGAAATCCGTGTCAGCAGCCGTCACCATATGGCGATCGACGAGGTCGCTCCGGGGTTCCGTGTGACCGCTCGTTGTCCCGATGGCGTGATCGAAGCCATCGAAAGTGAAATGATGGACTGGTTCGCCATCGGCACCCAGTTCCATCCCGAATGCGCCGCCGCGTCCGCACTCGACGTCCGTATTTTTGAAGAGTTCATTGAAGGCATCGTTGCCGGCAAGGCCGAAGAGGCCGACAGCCTGCGATTGGTAGCCTAG
- a CDS encoding 3-keto-disaccharide hydrolase, with amino-acid sequence MLDTFALACVRSAYRSILFASFIVAAVSVNADEPVFTPLFDGDTLEGWEGDDRFWRAEDGVLIGQTTADVTTEKNTFLAYTKKDFGDFELRFSYRVTGGNSGVQYRSELINKWVVKGLQADFEDQMHQGKDKFSGMFFEENGRMFMGQRGDVVIVRSNPTNPKKPRIEKIATVGSGDELETHIKRDGWNDYVVIAKGNVFIHIINGHVMSVGIDEDELNAKASGIIAWQLHAGPPLKIEMKNVRIREL; translated from the coding sequence GTGCTTGATACCTTTGCCCTTGCGTGCGTGCGTTCCGCCTACAGATCCATACTGTTTGCAAGCTTCATCGTCGCGGCCGTCTCGGTGAACGCGGACGAGCCCGTGTTCACGCCGCTGTTTGATGGGGACACACTGGAAGGATGGGAAGGCGATGATCGGTTTTGGCGAGCCGAAGACGGCGTGCTGATCGGTCAAACCACTGCCGATGTCACGACCGAGAAAAACACTTTCCTTGCCTACACCAAAAAAGACTTCGGCGATTTCGAACTGCGATTCTCCTACCGCGTCACCGGCGGCAATTCCGGAGTTCAGTACCGCAGCGAGTTGATTAACAAATGGGTCGTCAAAGGGCTGCAGGCCGATTTTGAAGACCAAATGCATCAAGGCAAAGACAAGTTCTCGGGAATGTTTTTTGAAGAGAACGGGCGCATGTTTATGGGGCAGCGTGGTGACGTCGTCATCGTTCGCAGCAATCCCACGAACCCGAAGAAACCAAGGATCGAAAAGATCGCGACAGTTGGCTCTGGCGATGAACTTGAAACGCACATCAAACGCGATGGCTGGAATGACTACGTCGTAATCGCTAAGGGCAATGTTTTTATCCATATCATCAACGGCCATGTGATGTCGGTCGGGATTGATGAGGATGAATTGAATGCCAAGGCATCAGGGATCATCGCTTGGCAATTGCATGCCGGGCCACCTCTGAAGATCGAGATGAAGAATGTTCGTATCCGCGAACTCTAA